A genomic window from Thunnus thynnus chromosome 12, fThuThy2.1, whole genome shotgun sequence includes:
- the ttpa gene encoding alpha-tocopherol transfer protein, translated as MNGPQLNELPDDAEELGPHVSNLRRRALQASELSAVRTFSDGFLIKFLRARDFDVELALKLLLNYQQWRRESPEISTCLSPSSVLGLLNTSYHAVLPQRDHTGSRVLVYRIGQWNPKDWSAFQVFRVSLMTSEIISMDTETQRRGLKAIFDLQGWSLGHALQINRSLARKISSVLSDSFPLKVRGIHLVNEPMFFRPVFAMIRPFLPEKIKQRIHMHGADFQDSLSDFFSPPVLPPEYGGEGPGIEEACQDWTNHLLQSENLLQQIATHPTGDIATASEDLISEEKETEQLSEG; from the exons ATGAACGGGCCTCAGCTCAATGAACTACCGGACGACGCGGAGGAGCTCGGGCCGCATGTGAGCAACCTGAGGCGGAGAGCCCTGCAGGCCAGCGAGCTGTCCGCTGTCCGCACTTTCTCCGACGGCTTTCTCATCAAGTTTCTGCGGGCCAGAGACTTCGACGTGGAGCTCGCTCTGAAG CTCTTATTGAACTACCAGCAGTGGCGGAGGGAGAGTCCTGAGATcagcacctgtctgtctccctcctcAGTGCTCGGACTCCTCAACACCTCCTACCATGCCGTCCTCCCACAGCGGGACCACACGGGCAGCAGGGTGCTCGTCTACAGGATCG gcCAGTGGAACCCAAAAGACTGGTCAGCCTTCCAGGTGTTCAGAGTCAGCCTGATGACATCAGAGATCATCTCCATGGATACAGAGACGCAGAGGCGGGGTCTAAAAGCCATATTTGACCTGCAGGGGTGGAGTTTAGGTCACGCCTTGCAGATTAATCGCTCCCTTGCCAGAAAGATATCCTCCGTCCTCTCG GACTCTTTTCCACTGAAAGTTAGAGGAATTCATCTGGTCAACGAGCCAATGTTCTTCCGGCCGGTCTTTGCCATGATTCGTCCCTTCCTGCCAGAGAAGATTAAACAGAGG ATCCACATGCACGGTGCTGATTTTCAAGATAGTTTATCTGACTTCTTCTCACCGCCTGTCCTGCCTCCAGAGTATGGAGGAGAGGGGCCTGGAATAGAGGAGGCTTGTCAAGACTGGACCAATCACCTTCTACAATCAGAGAATCTCCTTCAGCAGATTGCCACCCATCCAACGGGTGACATCGCTACAGCCTCTGAGGACTTGATCTCAGAAGAAAAGGAGACTGAACAGCTCTCAGAGGGATGA